The DNA region AAGGAAATCCTATTAAGCCTGTATCAACAATAATTACAACTTTTAGTATGCTTTACATTGTTTATTTGCTTGGCATAGAAAATATTTATCGAACAATTCCTTTTTTAGTGTTTCTGTCATATTCGCTATTAGGGATATTTAATAGTGTCTATTGCTTAGTATTTGCAAAGCGCTAAATTTTCTTTGTAAATAAAAAAAGAAAACGTATGGAATACCATAACGTTTGCCAAATTAAAGGGGAGTTTATTTTAATGGTACATTTTTTTGACTTGATAATGTTGCCACTGCAGTTTTTAATTGTTTTTTTCACTTTGTATTATTTCACAATATCTTTCTTTGGAATGTTTAAAAAACAGGAAGAAAAAATAAAAACACCTAAAACTACTTTTGCGGTTATTGTAGCTGCACATAATGAAGAGACTGTTATTGGACAGTTGGTAGAAAATTTGCATGTGTTAAATTATCCAAATGAACTGTACGATATCTTTGTTATTGCTGATAATTGTAAAGATAATACAGCAAAAATAGCTTCAAGAGCAGGCGCTTTAGTTCATGAGCGGTTTAACGATCAAGAAAAAGGCAAGGGTTTTGCTATGGAGTGGATGTTTGATCGATTGTTTAAAATGGAGAAAAAATATGATGCTGTAGTTGTTTTCGATGCAGATAATTTAGTTCATCCAGATTTTTTAAAGGAAATGAATAATCGTTATCTCAAAGGTGAGAGAGTTATTCAAGGTTATTTAGATTCCAAAAATCCGAATGATACCTGGATAGCAGGGGTTTTTTCTATTTCTTTTTGGGTTGTAAATCACGTATGGCATTTAGCAAAATATAATCTTGGCCTGACAAGTGTTTTAGGCGGTACGGGTATGTGTATTTCTACTGAAGTTCTACGTGAACACGGTTGGGGTGCAACTTGTTTAACCGAGGATATGGAGTTTACCATGAAAGCTTTGCTTAAAGGAATTCCTACAACTTGGGCACATGATGCTATTGTGTATGATGAGAAACCTTTAACTTTTATTCAATCCTGGAAACAAAGAAAACGTTGGGCTCAAGGGCATTTTGACGTTGCGGGTCGTTACTTTTTTAAAATTTTAAAAGCGGGACTTTTAAAAAGAGATATTGTTTTATTAGATGCTTTAGTGCATTTATTCCAGCCGTATTTTCTTTTTATCTCAACAACATTTGTTTTATGTAGTTATATATATAACTTTATTCCTTTTTATACAAATGTTTTATATCAAATATTACCATGGGAAGTTTGGACTATCATTGCCGTTGGACAATATATTTTCCCAATGATTATTTTAGCTAAAATTCACGCTTCATTGCGTTCTTGGTTATATTTAGCCTTATACCCGCTATTTATTTATAGTTGGATTCCAATTACGGTATTAGGATTCATTCATCGACATGATCATGAATGGAGTCATACAGAGCATACACGTGGGATATCATATCAAGACGTGCTAATCCCCTCTTCTTCCGAAATTGGACCTAAACAAGTTGTATTTAGTAAAAAAGAAGTTTAGCAATTTATAAAAAAACGAGCCTTTTTGTAAAAACACAAATTACAAAATTAAAGGCTCGTTTTTAAATTAATTTAAGGAGTTCAAAATGCAAATTTATAACACTATTTTACAAACAGGAATTTTGCAAGGCTATAATTTACTTGTTATTGATTTAACGAATTGCAAATTAAGTAGAATAAAAAAACAAGATCTAAAAAATATGATAACTGCACGATTGCAATTGGAAACTTGCGCATTTTTTTTGATAAAACTAAACAAGCACAACTTAGAAGATAAATTTTGTTGCAAAAATCTAGAAATAATCAAAGAATATAATTACCACGTAGTTATAGAAACTGTTTATACAAATGTAGTAAATTTAGCGACTATTTTGCCTTATGCACAAACTTTAATAATGAGATTAAGTATTAATAATCAGGAACATTTTCATAAGGAATATCTGGAATATCATCGGTTGCTCTTCTTGTTAGAAACTAGAAATTCTAATTTAGAAATTGAACTCGATTTACCTTTAGAATTGCTAGAAGATAGAAGTTTTCTAACTTTTTTGGGGGAATGTCAGGAAAAAGTGTCAACACGTGTTTATGTACCTAGCTATACGAATGCAGTACAAGTTTTAAGTCGACTTTTTTTGAGAATTAGATTTTTACTTAAAGAGTTTTGATGGGTATATTTTGTGTATATCGCTTGCTTAAAATATCTTGGATATGGGCATATTTACTAGTAGTCTTGGGATCAACATGTCCCAATTCTTTTTGTACTACAATTAAATCATGTGTAGCTTGATATAACAGCGCACCAGTAGTATGCCGGAGTAGGTGACAAGAACGCCCACTATGATCGCCTTTCTCTTTTATTCCGGCACAAATAAACCAATAATCAATAACATCTCTAATAGCACAACGGCTAAGCCGTTTACCAGTATTATTATTACTTAGTGATGTGAATACAGGGGTTCCTAGAGTATCTTTTGCCTCACAACTAAGTTGACGTAAATCTAAATATGTTTTTAATAGATTTAAAACATCTTCTCGTGGTGCAATATAGCGATCTCGCCCCTTACCTTTTACTAACACTAAGCCTTTAGAAAAATCAATATCTTCACAGCTTAGTCGATGGGTTTCAACTGTGCGCAAACCTTGCAGACCCATAAGTGCGATTAGACTTTTAGCCCGTAAAAATTCTTCTTGTTCTTTCGCGATTTCACTATGCTCTGGAATTATATGAAAAAGATTCTCCAATTGCTCGACACTAATATATTTAGCTCCCTCAATATTAGCGGCTTTGCGTTGTTTCGGAGCTTTAACACCCAAAACAGGATTTTCTGGAATTATTTTTCGAGATAATGCAATTTCATAAAATCTTCTTAAAGCTGATAATTTTAAAGCTATAGTAGGGATTTCTAGTTTCAAACTTACTAGATAGTTACGATATTCAATTAAAATGTTTTTATCAACATTTAAAGGTTGCAACCCTTCGATCAAACACCATTCTAAATACTGACTAATATGTGAATAATATGTAATCAAAGTATCTTCCCGAGCAGATCCATCAGCTATATAACGTTTTAAATATGTTTTGTAGTTAGCAAGAAAATTTTCACGAACTAATAATTCTTGCTTAAAAATTTGTACTTCACGAGTTTCAATATTCATTTCCTTTTCTCCTTCATTTTTTCACAGGATAAAACATAAGCGCCTCTTTTATAGAGGCTTTTATAAGAGAAATTCAACTCCTTAGAATTCCCATTATGAGGAGTTAAATATATTATAAAACAGAACTCGATATTTTAGCAAGTTCTGTTTTATAATATATTTAACTTTAAAATTAAGTGGAATATATAATTTTTTTTGACCCGCATACACATTAGCGCTCCATATACCTGGTGTATTCATCGTATACGATGTGTACATAGATATTTAAAATAATTTACTTGTTTACATAACGTATACGGTGGTATACTAATGTAAAGACGACATGTAAGGAGATTTGAAATGCAAAAAAATGAAATTATAACTATCCGCACTAATAGTGATGTAAAAAAGATGGTGGAAGAAGCTAAATTAAACAGTGGCCAAACCGCAGGTGAGTGGTTAGAACAAGCTGTAATAGCTTGGGCTGAAAAGCACAATAATTCGGTTGAAGAAAAACCTCTCGACAGTATGCACATTTTGGCTGGACGAAAAGCAATTGCCGAAGTAAGTAAAGTTTTGGAAGCTTTAGAAATAGCAGGTAAACAAACCCTTGAACTTTGTAGGCAAGAAAATATTATTTGGCAAGCCAAATACCAAGAATTAGAAGAAGCGTTAGCTGCTAAAGAAATCGAAAAAGCAAATTTAATTACTGATTTGAATAACAAAGAAATCGAACAGAAAAAAGAATTTGCCGCACAAGCGAAGCTGATTACCAAACTCCAAGAAGAATTGCAAAATCAAAAAGCACAAAAAAGCGCCTTGCAAGAAGTCACCCAATGTTTGGAGCAAGAACGTTCTATAAGCCTAAGGCTACACAAAAGTAAAGAAGAGTTGGAAAAAAAATTCCAAGATATTGAGAGCAAGTATAATAAATTAGTGTTGGAAAATGAAAATCAGATAAACAATCTAGAAAAACTTCAAGAAAAAACTACTGTTCTTGAGCAAGAATTAAAAAAACTACAGCTCGATTTGAGTAATAAAGAACGCGAAAACATAACTTTAAACCTAAATAATAAATACCAGGAAAATACATTAGCACAATTACGTGCTAGTATTGATACTCAAAATTTGCAAATTAAAGATTTACAAGCAGAAAATTTTAATTTGATAACTAAAAAAAGTGAACTAATTGGCGAAATTACTAGTCTAAAAACACAATTAAATAAATCCTAACTCTCGAAAATACCGTACAACTGTATGGTATTTTTTATTTTAACTCAATTTGTCACAGTATTATATTACAGTATTTGCTGTTTATTTACAAGTTTTCATAAACTTAAAGAGAAAACTTTTCGAAAATTCAATAAGGTTTTATTTGGAAACCTACAGACTGTTAAATATTAAAGTTTTTACAGTATATATAATGTATACAACTTGACCAATTATTTCTTATTAATTATAATATAAATGTTATATTTTCTAGAAATAGTTTCGAACGTTATCTTTGAAAAACCATTTATAATTCGGGAGGCTTATAATGTATAAATTAAACAGAAGTCCAGAAAAACAAGGTCTCTATGATCCCTGGTTCGAGCATGATGCTTGTGGTTTAGGGGTTGTAGCCAACATCAAGGGTAAAAAGTCAAATAAAATTTTGAAACAAGCTCTCACAGTACTATGTAATTTAGACCATCGCGGCGGTCAAGGAGCAGATAAAAATACTGGCGATGGTGCCGGAATCTTGTTTCAAATTCCGCATATGTTTTTCCATAAGGAATGTGCCAAACTAGAAATAGAATTACCAAAATCTGAAGAGTACGCTGTAGGTATGCTTTTTCTTCCACCTGATATAGTTGAACGCGAAAATTGCCAACGCCATTTCGAAAGAATTGTTAAAGAAAATGGGCAAATCATTTTAGGTTGGCGTCAAGTTCCAGTTAACTCTACTGTTTTAGGTGAAAAATCGCGAGATAGTCAACCTTATATTGCCCAAGTATTCATTAAAGCAAACGACAGTATTCTAGGAAAATTGCCTATTGACAATAATATTTTTGAAAGAAAACTATACATGATACGACGCGAAGCTGAAAATTATATAAAAAAGGGAAATCTTCGCGGGGGAAATTATTTTTATATAGCAAGTTTATCTTCAAGAACGATTGTCTATAAAGGAATGCTAACCACTCGGCAGTTAGATGAATTTTATATCGATCTATCGGATAATAGTATTTTAACAGCTATGGCACTAGTACACTCTCGTTTCAGCACGAATACTTTTCCAAGTTGGGAGAGAGCACACCCTTATCGCTACCTAATGCATAATGGCGAAATCAACACATTACGGGGTAATATAAATTGGATGCGGGCACGTCAAAGCTTATGTGGTAATAAACTTTGGGGTAAAAATATTAAAAAAATTATGCCCATAATCGATGAAAGCGGTAGCGACTCTGGAATGTTTGATAATTGCTTGGAATTTTTAGTTATGTCAGGCAGAAGTTTACCCCATGCAGTTATGATGATGATTCCTGAACCATGGGTAAATAATCCCCACATCGACGAAGACTTAAAGGCCTTCTTTAACTACCATGATTGTCTAATGGAACCTTGGGATGGCCCAGCAGCTATGGCTTATACTGATGGTAAGACAATTTGCGCAGCCCTTGACCGCAATGGCTTAAGACCTTCTCGTTACTATATTACTAATGATGACATGATTATTCTTGCTTCCGAAGTAGGTGTTGTTGATATCGCTCCTGAAAACATTGTATCTAAAGAGCGACTTCAGCCTGGTAAAATGTTAGTTATCGATACAGTGTTAGGTAAAATTGTTAGCAATGAAGAAATAAAAAAACAGTTAGCAAATGAACAACCCTATAAAAAATGGATTGATGAAAATATGATTCAGCTAGAAGATATTAAGGCTGATACACAATTGCCAAAACCATGTATTGAAACTTTACGGAAAAGACAAATCGCCTTCGGATATACATTGGAAGAAATAAACAAAATTTTAAAACCTATGGCTTTAGAAGCCAATGATCCTACAGCTTCTATGGGTAGTGATATGCCGCTTGCAGTTTTATCACCTAAACCACAACTTCTTTATGATTATTTCAAACAACTTTTTGCACAAGTAACTAATCCACCTATCGATGCTATTCGCGAGAAAATTTACACAGATACCAGCACAACTATTGGGCCCGAAAAAAATCCAATAGATCCCAAACCAGATAGCTGTCGCCAAATAGCTGTGGAATCACCAATTCTTTGTAATGAACAAATGGCAAAATTTAAAAATATTAATGATGTCAACTTAGATGGTTTTAAGTCGATAGTTATACCAACACTTTATAAAGTTGATGGTGGTGGTAAATCCCTAGAGACTGCTTTGCTTGAATTGTGTCAAAAAGCCGACAAATCAATCGCGCTTGGCAAAACTATATTAATACTTTCTGATCGTGGTGTTGATGCTGAACATGCTTCCATTCCTGCTTTATTAGCGGTAGCCTGTTTACATCATCACTTGATAAATAATGCTACAAGACTTCACGCTAGTATTCTTTTAGAGTCTGCAGAACCTAGAGAAGTGCATCATTTTGCACTATTGCTCGGTTATGGAGTTAGTGGTATTAATCCTTATCTAGTATTTGAAACTTTAGACAATATGTGTCAAGCAAATATATTAAAAAATATCGAGTACGAAATAGCTGTTAAAAATTATATTAAAGCTAGTACCAAAGGAATTGCTAAAGTTTTATCAAAAATGGGTATTTCCACCATTCAAAGTTATCGCGGCGCACAAATCTTTGAAGCAATCGGCATCAGTACAAAGGTTATCAATAAATATTTCCATGGGACTCCTTCCAGAATTGAGGGTATCGGTTTGGATGAAATAGCCAAAGAGGTTGCTTTACGTCACGAAAAAGCCTTCAAGAGCGAAGATTACCAAGATTATCTTTATGACTCTGGATCTGCCCATCAATGGCGTAACAACGGTGAAAAACATATTTTCAATCCAGAAACTATTCTTACTTTGCAAGAAGCCTGCCGCACAAATGACTATACTTTATTTAAAAAATTCTCAAGTATGATTAATGAAAGAACTAACAACACGCAGACCTTAAGAAGTTTGCTCGAGTTTTCTCCACAACGTTTACCGATCGATATTGCTGAGGTAGAAAGCATCTCTTCTATTTGCAAAAGATTTAAAAGTGGTGCGATGTCTTATGGTTCATTAAGCCAAGAAGCACATGAGTGTCTAGCACTAGCAATGAACGCTATCGGAGGCAAAAGCAACACAGGCGAAGGCGGCGAACATCCTTCACGTTATCAAAACATTCCAGGCAACAATCGCCGTAGCGCTATTAAACAAGTAGCATCCGGACGTTTTGGAGTAACAAGCAGTTATTTAGTAAATGCCGATGAAATTCAAATAAAAATTGCCCAAGGCGCTAAACCTGGGGAAGGTGGTCAATTACCCGGAACAAAAGTTTATCCATGGATAGCGGAAGCTAGAGGTACAACGGCTGGGGTAGAATTAATTTCACCACCCCCACACCACGATATTTATTCTATAGAAGATTTGGCGGAACTCATTTTCGATTTGAAAAACGCAAATCCTTCGGCCAAAATAAGCGTTAAATTAGTTTCAGAAGTTGGAATCGGCACAATAGCCGCAGGGGTTGCAAAAGCTAATGCTGATACAATTTTAATAAGCGGTTATGATGGCGGCACTGGAGCTTCGCCGCGTACTAGTATTCGTCATGCTGGTTTACCTTGGGAAATAGGTTTAGCAGAAACGCACCAAACTTTATTGTTAAATAATTTGCGCAGTCGTGTACGGCTTGAAACAGACGGAAAACTAATGACAGGCCGCGATGTAATAATTGCCAGTTTATTAGGTGCAGAAGAATTTGGGTTCGCTACCGCTCCACTGATTGTTATGGGCTGCATAATGATGCGCGTTTGCAACTTAAACACTTGTCCGGTAGGAGTGGCCACTCAAGATCCTAAATTAAGAGCAAATTTTAAGGGAAAACCAGAACACGTAATAACCTTTATGCATTTTATTGCCCAAGAGGTACGTGAGTATATGGCAGAACTAGGCTTTAAATCAATAGATGAAATGATTGGAAGAACCGAAGTTTTAGAAGCCAACACCAATAAACATTGGAAAAGTAAAGGTTTAGATCTAAGTTTACTTTTGCATAAACCAGATATTGATAGACATACTATTCAATATTGTGTTTTTGAACAGGACCACGGATTAGAAAAAACTCTCGATTCTCGAGAACTTCTGAATATTTGTAATCCAGCTTTGAAAAACGGTAAAAAAATCAACGTTACTTTGCCAATCAAAAATACTGACCGTGTAGTAGGCACAATGTTAGGTAGTGCTGTAACAAAAAAATATGGTTCTGAAGGCCTGCCCGAAGATACAATACAACTAAAATTCATCGGTTCTGCTGGACAAAGTTTTGGTGCATTTTTACCTAAAGGAATAACGCTTGCCTTAGAAGGAGACGCCAATGATCACGTTGGTAAAGGTCTGTCCGGTGGGAAAATAGCAATTTACCCACCTACTGATGCTAAGTTTATTGCCCGGGAAAACATTATTATCGGCAATGTTGCTTTTTATGGTGCTACTTCAGGTAGAGCTTATATTGCTGGAATAGCTGGCGAGCGCTTTGCTATTCGCAATAGTGGTGCAACTGCAGTAGTTGAAGGAGTCGGCGATCATGGTTGTGAATACATGACTGGCGGCACGGTTGTGATTTTAGGAAAAACAGGTAGAAATTTTGCCGCAGGCATGTCGGGCGGAGTCGCTTACATCTATGATGAAGATAATAGTTTTTCAAATTTATGTAATACTGAGTTGGTTTTACTTGAAAAACTAGAAGATCCTACCGAAAAACTATTAGTACAAAAGCACATTTATCGTCACCAATATTATACTTGTAGCAAAGTTGCCGATGAGCTTTTAGCAAATTGGAGCGAGTGCTCGCAAAAATTTATAAAAGTTATTCCTAAGCGTTATAAAATTATAACAGAAAAAATCGCAACCTATATGGAGGCTGGATTAAGTGAAGAATTGGCAACTATCAGAGTTTTCGAGGAGGCTGGTAAGTAATGGGTAAAGCAACAGGTTTTATAGATACCAAAAGAGAAGATTTAAACAATCGCCCTGTTAAGGAGCGAGTTAAAGATTGGCAAGAAGTCAAACAAGACCATTACAGCAAAGAAATTCTTCAAGCTCAAGCAGGTAGATGCATGGATTGTAGCATTCCTTTTTGTCATACAGGTAGCATAATCAATGATGCTTTAGTTGGTTGTCCGCTACATAATTTAACCCCAGAGTTTAATGAATTCGTCTATCAAGATATCCCAGAGTTTGCTTACATTAGACTTTGTAAAAATAATAACTTCCCTGAGTTTACAGGAAGAGTTTGTCCTGCTCCATGTGAGAGTTCTTGTAGTGCTGGCTTAATTACTGATCCAGTTAGCATAAGAAATATTGAGTTACACATTATCGAAGATGCTTTCAAAAGCGGTTTGGTAAAAGCAACACCGCCACAAGTTCGGACCGGTAAAAAAATTGCTGTAATCGGCTCTGGTCCAGCTGGATTAGCCTGTGCAGATCAGCTAAACAAAAAAGGACATACAGTAACTGTATTTGAACGTGATGATCGCGCTGGCGGTTTATTAATGTACGGAATTCCAAATATGAAGTTAGATAAAAGTATAATCCAAAGACGAATTAATTTGTTAACCGACGAAGGAATAGAATTTGAATTTAATACCGAAATCGGTATTAATATTCCGACAGAAACAATATTGCGCACTTTTGATGCTGTAATAATATGTACCGGCAGTACTATTCCAAGAAAAATGGAGATCCCTGGCTGTGATGCCACAGGTGTATATTTTGCGAAAGATTATTTACACAAAGCCACTAAAAGCTTGCTGGATAGCAATTTCACCGATGGCAACTTCATTGATGCTCGCGATAAAGACGTGATTGTCATCGGTGGTGGCGATACTGGTACAGATTGTGTTGCAACAGCAATTCGCCAAGGTTGCAAAAGCATTAAGCAATTAGAAATCATGCCTTGCCTCCCCAACAGTAGAGCTGCCGATAATCCATGGCCACAGTTTCCTAAAATTCATAAAATCGACTATGGACAACAAGAAGCTTTAGAACTATTCAACAATGATCCTCGAGAATATTGTGTTTTAACTAAAGAATTTATAAAAGATGAAAAAAATATACTCGCCGGAGTAAGAGTTGCGCGAGTAAACTGGATTAAAGAGGCTTGTAAAATGAATTTACAAGAAATAGAAGATACTGAGAAAATATTGCCCGCGCAATTAGTTTTATTGGCAATGGGTTTTATCGGTCCAGAACAAACTATTTTAGATGCCTTTAATCTTGAAAAAACAGTAAGCGGGACTATTGCAACTAAGGAGAATTCTCATCAGACCAGTCATGATAAAATTTTTGTAGCTGGCGATGCTAAAAGAGGTCAAAGTTTAGTTGCTTGGGCAATTATCGAAGGTAGACAAGCAGCACAAGAGTGCCATGAATATCTAAAAACCATAAAATAATTTAAAAAATAATAGAAAAAGCAACAAAGTAAAATTATCTTTGTTGCTTTTTTTATGCTCAAAATGTAAGTAGCTTAATTTCAACCAGCTGGCCAAAGTAGTTCTCTTCCTGCTAATAGGTGTATATGCAAATGCTCTACTGTTTGTCCACCATCTTTCCCTGTGTTAATAACTATTCTAAAACCATTTTCTTCAATGTTAAATTTTTTCGCTATTTCCCTTATTTTAGAAAAAATATTTCCTGCTAACTCGGGAGATATCTCCATAATATTATCTAAATGCAATTTTGGTATTAATAATAAATGCACTGGCGCTTCTGGATTAATATCTGGAATAACGATAATGTTTTCATCCTCATACAACACATTACTCGGAATTTCCCCTGCTACAATTTTACAAAAAACACACATTTAAATCACCTCACAAAATATTTTATTTTAAAACAGCCATTAACCCATCTTTAAAAACATCTTGAGTTATAACTGAATACAACTTGTTTTCTAAATTAACAGAGTCCGAATTTACATATACTCTAATGTAGTTAGAAGTATAACCAGTAAAATATCCATACTTCTGTTGTTCAAACAACACAAATTCCTCTTTATTCTTATTCATGTTTAAAAAACTTTCATGAGACTTTTGGTCTAAAAAAGTTAATTGCTTAACTCTTTGCTGTTTGATTTCTTTAAGAACCTGTTGCGGGTATTTTTCAGCAGGTGTATTTTTACGCCTAGAGAAAGGGAAAATATGAGTCTTAGAAAACTGAAGCTCTTCCATAAATTTATAAGTTTCTTGAAATAAATTTTCTGTTTCCCCTGGAAATCCCGCTATTACATCAGTCGTAATTGCAATTTCTGGCACTTTTTTTCTGATTTTTTCTATTAATATTCGATATTCATCGACTGTATAGGGGCGATTCATTTTTCTCAAAATGCTATCACTGCCAGATTGCAAAGGTAGATGTAAATGTTTGGCTAAACGGCTTTCTGTAGCTAATAGTTCTAACATTTCATCTTCAATTTCTATGCATTCTAATGAACCAAGACGTAGTCTTTCTAGTCCAGGTACAGCTAAAGCAGTTTTCACAGCGTTGACAAGACTTATTTTTTCGCTAAAATCTTTTCCATAGGCCCCTAGATGAATTCCCAATAATACAACTTCTTTATAACCACTAGCTACTAAATTTTCTATTTCTTTTTTTATACTAGTTAGGCTACGAGAGCGTAGTCGTCCCCGCGCATAGGGAATAATACAATAGGTACAAAATTGATTACAACCTTCTTGAATTTTTAAAAATGCTCTAGTTTTTTCCGAATGCATTCCTGTTGGAATATCCTCAAAATTGTGAATCATATTTATGTCACTTACTATATTTAAGGGTTCCGTAGAATTTTCTTGCTGATATTCAACTATAAGCTCAGCTATTTTATGTCTATCCTTATTACCAATAATAAGTGCCACACCAGGAATTCCCTCGACCTCACCAATTGCAGTTTGAGGATAACAACCTGTTACAATTATCATTGCGTTAGGATTTTCACGAATAAATTTTCTAATAGTTTGTCGCGATTTTTGTTGCCCAACATTAGTTACGACACAGGTATTAATAATATAAATATCTGCGCCAGCTTCGGGAGCCACA from Succinispira mobilis DSM 6222 includes:
- a CDS encoding glycosyltransferase family 2 protein yields the protein MVHFFDLIMLPLQFLIVFFTLYYFTISFFGMFKKQEEKIKTPKTTFAVIVAAHNEETVIGQLVENLHVLNYPNELYDIFVIADNCKDNTAKIASRAGALVHERFNDQEKGKGFAMEWMFDRLFKMEKKYDAVVVFDADNLVHPDFLKEMNNRYLKGERVIQGYLDSKNPNDTWIAGVFSISFWVVNHVWHLAKYNLGLTSVLGGTGMCISTEVLREHGWGATCLTEDMEFTMKALLKGIPTTWAHDAIVYDEKPLTFIQSWKQRKRWAQGHFDVAGRYFFKILKAGLLKRDIVLLDALVHLFQPYFLFISTTFVLCSYIYNFIPFYTNVLYQILPWEVWTIIAVGQYIFPMIILAKIHASLRSWLYLALYPLFIYSWIPITVLGFIHRHDHEWSHTEHTRGISYQDVLIPSSSEIGPKQVVFSKKEV
- a CDS encoding tyrosine-type recombinase/integrase; translation: MNIETREVQIFKQELLVRENFLANYKTYLKRYIADGSAREDTLITYYSHISQYLEWCLIEGLQPLNVDKNILIEYRNYLVSLKLEIPTIALKLSALRRFYEIALSRKIIPENPVLGVKAPKQRKAANIEGAKYISVEQLENLFHIIPEHSEIAKEQEEFLRAKSLIALMGLQGLRTVETHRLSCEDIDFSKGLVLVKGKGRDRYIAPREDVLNLLKTYLDLRQLSCEAKDTLGTPVFTSLSNNNTGKRLSRCAIRDVIDYWFICAGIKEKGDHSGRSCHLLRHTTGALLYQATHDLIVVQKELGHVDPKTTSKYAHIQDILSKRYTQNIPIKTL
- the gltB gene encoding glutamate synthase large subunit, translating into MYKLNRSPEKQGLYDPWFEHDACGLGVVANIKGKKSNKILKQALTVLCNLDHRGGQGADKNTGDGAGILFQIPHMFFHKECAKLEIELPKSEEYAVGMLFLPPDIVERENCQRHFERIVKENGQIILGWRQVPVNSTVLGEKSRDSQPYIAQVFIKANDSILGKLPIDNNIFERKLYMIRREAENYIKKGNLRGGNYFYIASLSSRTIVYKGMLTTRQLDEFYIDLSDNSILTAMALVHSRFSTNTFPSWERAHPYRYLMHNGEINTLRGNINWMRARQSLCGNKLWGKNIKKIMPIIDESGSDSGMFDNCLEFLVMSGRSLPHAVMMMIPEPWVNNPHIDEDLKAFFNYHDCLMEPWDGPAAMAYTDGKTICAALDRNGLRPSRYYITNDDMIILASEVGVVDIAPENIVSKERLQPGKMLVIDTVLGKIVSNEEIKKQLANEQPYKKWIDENMIQLEDIKADTQLPKPCIETLRKRQIAFGYTLEEINKILKPMALEANDPTASMGSDMPLAVLSPKPQLLYDYFKQLFAQVTNPPIDAIREKIYTDTSTTIGPEKNPIDPKPDSCRQIAVESPILCNEQMAKFKNINDVNLDGFKSIVIPTLYKVDGGGKSLETALLELCQKADKSIALGKTILILSDRGVDAEHASIPALLAVACLHHHLINNATRLHASILLESAEPREVHHFALLLGYGVSGINPYLVFETLDNMCQANILKNIEYEIAVKNYIKASTKGIAKVLSKMGISTIQSYRGAQIFEAIGISTKVINKYFHGTPSRIEGIGLDEIAKEVALRHEKAFKSEDYQDYLYDSGSAHQWRNNGEKHIFNPETILTLQEACRTNDYTLFKKFSSMINERTNNTQTLRSLLEFSPQRLPIDIAEVESISSICKRFKSGAMSYGSLSQEAHECLALAMNAIGGKSNTGEGGEHPSRYQNIPGNNRRSAIKQVASGRFGVTSSYLVNADEIQIKIAQGAKPGEGGQLPGTKVYPWIAEARGTTAGVELISPPPHHDIYSIEDLAELIFDLKNANPSAKISVKLVSEVGIGTIAAGVAKANADTILISGYDGGTGASPRTSIRHAGLPWEIGLAETHQTLLLNNLRSRVRLETDGKLMTGRDVIIASLLGAEEFGFATAPLIVMGCIMMRVCNLNTCPVGVATQDPKLRANFKGKPEHVITFMHFIAQEVREYMAELGFKSIDEMIGRTEVLEANTNKHWKSKGLDLSLLLHKPDIDRHTIQYCVFEQDHGLEKTLDSRELLNICNPALKNGKKINVTLPIKNTDRVVGTMLGSAVTKKYGSEGLPEDTIQLKFIGSAGQSFGAFLPKGITLALEGDANDHVGKGLSGGKIAIYPPTDAKFIARENIIIGNVAFYGATSGRAYIAGIAGERFAIRNSGATAVVEGVGDHGCEYMTGGTVVILGKTGRNFAAGMSGGVAYIYDEDNSFSNLCNTELVLLEKLEDPTEKLLVQKHIYRHQYYTCSKVADELLANWSECSQKFIKVIPKRYKIITEKIATYMEAGLSEELATIRVFEEAGK
- a CDS encoding glutamate synthase subunit beta → MGKATGFIDTKREDLNNRPVKERVKDWQEVKQDHYSKEILQAQAGRCMDCSIPFCHTGSIINDALVGCPLHNLTPEFNEFVYQDIPEFAYIRLCKNNNFPEFTGRVCPAPCESSCSAGLITDPVSIRNIELHIIEDAFKSGLVKATPPQVRTGKKIAVIGSGPAGLACADQLNKKGHTVTVFERDDRAGGLLMYGIPNMKLDKSIIQRRINLLTDEGIEFEFNTEIGINIPTETILRTFDAVIICTGSTIPRKMEIPGCDATGVYFAKDYLHKATKSLLDSNFTDGNFIDARDKDVIVIGGGDTGTDCVATAIRQGCKSIKQLEIMPCLPNSRAADNPWPQFPKIHKIDYGQQEALELFNNDPREYCVLTKEFIKDEKNILAGVRVARVNWIKEACKMNLQEIEDTEKILPAQLVLLAMGFIGPEQTILDAFNLEKTVSGTIATKENSHQTSHDKIFVAGDAKRGQSLVAWAIIEGRQAAQECHEYLKTIK
- a CDS encoding histidine triad nucleotide-binding protein, whose product is MCVFCKIVAGEIPSNVLYEDENIIVIPDINPEAPVHLLLIPKLHLDNIMEISPELAGNIFSKIREIAKKFNIEENGFRIVINTGKDGGQTVEHLHIHLLAGRELLWPAG